AAAAGAGGAACTACCGTAGCCAGAGAAAACACTATTACGCTTGTCTTGAAAAAAATGTTTTCAGCTTTTCTGAATGAAAAGGATTTTTGCTTCATCTGGAATTCGACCTGTCTGTTTTTTTAATTATGAATCTCCCCGCAAAATTAATAATTGTGGTGAGCAGAATAAGCAAAAGCCCCATCTCGATTAGCGCGGATTGATGTATGCCGCTTGACTCGTTGAATTCAAGGGCAATAATGCTCGACATTGTATTTCCAGGTGAAAACAATGTTTTATGTATTTGAAAAATTGACCCGAGAGTTTTAGGAAGAGAATTCAGGTTTCCGATGACAAGCGTAACCGCCATGGTCTCTCCCAGCGCTCTTCCGAGAGCGAGCAGCAGCCCCGCGACAATTCCGGATCTAGCGTAGGGAAAAACAATATTCTTAATAACTTCAAATCGAGTCGCTCCGAGAGAATAACCAGCTTCCTTTAATTCCTTAGGAACCAGGTGCAGTATTTCCCTTATCAACGAAGCAGAGTAGGGAATAATCATTATCGCCAAGACCAAAGACGCGGCCATTATGCCCACTCCATAAGGGGGTATTCCAATCTTCAATTCAATGTTTCTTATGATTGGGACTATCAGGTTAAAACCCCAAAACCCGTATATGACTGATGGAATGCCAGAAAGCAGTTCAACTGTGCTTTTTAAAAAAGCCGGAATAAAACCGTTTCTGTAGTATTCCCCCAGCAAAAGCGCGGTTGAAAACGAGAAAGGAATTGACAATGCCAAAGACAAAAAAGAAGTCACGATCGTGCCAAATAAAAATGGAATCGCGCCAAGCTCAATTGCACTGCCGTTCCAAACTGTTTGAGGGTTCCAGTTTGATCTCGTCAAAAAGGAAAATCCCAGAGACTTGATTGAGGGAAAAGCGCCGATAGACAAAGTCAGGAAAATTCCGCCAATAAGAAAAAAAATCAGCAGTCCTGAAACAAAGAGAATGCCCCTGAAAATTTTATCGTTCATTTTTTAGTCAAGTCTCCGGGGTTTTCCCTTAATACAGTTACATCAAGGGTTTTCCGCCGTAATTGATGGATTTAATTAGTGTCTCAATGTCCCCTATGGCGTCTTGCGGCAGTGGAGCGTAATGAAGCTCTTCACAGTAAACCTGTCCTTCGTGGGTCATCCACCATATCAAATTCACAATCTCTTTAGCCAATTCTTCGCTTCTTCCGCCGTAATTCTGGTCTTTGTAGAGAATGAGCCATGTTAAACCGCTGATTGGGTATCCTTCCGGTGCATCAGTGTCGGTCAGGGAAACTATCATGTCAGCCGGTAAATCTATCGCGGCGGCGGAACTGACGGAGGCGATTGAAGGCGTAATGAAATTTCCGCTTTTGTTCCTGACAGATGCGACTGGCATAGAATTGCTCAGAGCGTATATCAACTCTGTGTAACCGACGGCTCCCGGGGTAGAACTTATCTGTCCTGCGACGCCAGGGTTCCCGTTCGCGCCGATTCCTACAGGCCATTCCAGGGATTTTCCTGCCCCCACTTTATCCGCCCACTCAGGGCTGACTTTTGTCAAGTAATCACTGAAAATATGTGTCGTTCCGCTTCCATCTGATCTATGGACGACGATTATTTCCATATCAGGCAGAGATATTTCCGGATTTATTTCGGTGATTTTCGGGTCGTTCCACTTTACAATATTTCCGAGAAATATATCCGCTATAACTTGGTCAGTCAGTTTCAACGGAGGATTGTCCGGAAGGTTGTAAGAGACAACTACCGCTCCGAGCACCGTGGGAATATGTACGATTTCTGCGCCTGCCTTTTCAAAATCATCCGCTTTCATCGGCGCATCTGTTCCGCCGAAATCCACGGTCTTTTCTATTAGCTGGTTTATTCCGCCTCCAGAACCGATCGCGTTGTAGTTTACTTTAGGCCCTCTAATTTTCGCGTATTCATCAAACATTTTTGAATAAAGAGGGAAAGGGAAAGTAGCCCCTGCCGCCATGATGTCCATCTCGACAAGCTCAACTTGGGAAGAATCGTCTGTGGTCTGCTGCTGGGGTTTTTGGCTGCAGCCGATCAAAAGCGCCGCGAAAATCATGACAATGGCAAGAATTTTCTTGTTTTTCATACTTTTTCTCCTTATTAAAAAAGTTTAAGGGGGAAGATTCCCTCCCCCTGTTTCCAGACCTGTGCTTTAAACCTCTTTATGACGAAACTTTTGTGTCAAAAGCCCATTTTATTTGGAAGAGAAACTTGTTTGTTGAAGTGTAGTCTTCCATTTCGTAGCTTTCTATCATAAACTCAGCGCCTACGTCAACTTTGTTCTTGCTGTCTTTGAAGGCTGTCCAGTTTATACCGCCGAATATTCTGTTCCATCCGTCATCATCGGTGTCGGTGTTCGGATCAAACTGATCGTATCTGGCGTAGATGTCAATGGCGTTTTTTGTCATGGGTTTGAGGTGCAAAACAGGATATACCGCAAATCCCATTGAATTGACTGCATCATCTGCACCCGCGGCCGTGTAACTTCTGCCGTAGTAAACAGCTCCGAGACCGAAATAAGGATGGTTGAAATTCAAAGCTGCATGGTAGAGGTTTTCTTTATCGTATTCGTCGTCCGCGTTGGGATCACCGGGGTTATCCATGACAAAAGACCCGCCGAAGTTGACCATCGGGATGGGTTTCACGTTAGCGGCTACGCCGAACATCATCTTTGTGTTCAGATCGCTTCCTGTCTTTTTATACCCTTCTCCATTTATCGCCGTAACAGCCCAGTCAAAATATTGAAGGTTTCCTATAGTGGCGAAACCATAATCGGCAGAAGCATGCAATCCTTCCAAATCGAACAATCTCGGTGAAATCGTCGGGCATCCTGCTTTAGCCACTCCTTCTTCGCCGAAGACATTCGATATAAGACCGAATTGCATCTTATGATAGTCGATAAGGTTTGAAAGCTGAACGTATCCTTTTTTCAACCTCACCGTGGCTCCCTCGGCGTATTTTTTGCTGCTGAAAAAATCGAGTGTAAAAGCTCCTGAGAGATAGTCGTTATATTTGGCCGAGAGAATAACGTACCCTCTTTCGATGCTGAAATACATGTCTGTGATTTCAGCGTCGCCTGTGTCGTCTGGCGCCGACTGCACAAGAGTAAACCTATCTCTTACTTCCATACCGAGGTTAAGACCAAACCCCTGAAGAGCTGAAAAGAGACCAAGCATTGCTACAAGACCGATAAAAACAGTTTTTTTCGAGTTCACAGATCCTCCTTTTCGTTAATTATGTTTTGTTTCTCGTCAAAAACGATAGAACTTTATGGCCGGAGAGTTAATTTAGAATAATTGAAATGTTAATATTAGGTTAATTTTTTAGCTCTGGAAAACTGACAAAAAAAGTCGTACCTTCTCCCTTTTCGCTTTCAAAGTTGACGTATGCGCTGTGCCTATCCGCAATATTTTTCACAATGGAAAGTCCAAGACCTGTCCCACCCGCTTCTCTTGATCTCGACTTATCTATTGTGAAAAATCTTGAAAATATCTCTTTTGAATATTTTTCGGGTATTCCTATTCCTGTGTCTTTTACCGCGAGAACGACAAGACCATTTCTCTTTTCAATAGAAATCGTGACTTCTCCGCCGTTTTTGTTGTATTTAACAGCGTTGTCGACAAGGTTCATAATCATTTGCCCGAGAAGAAAATTGTCTCCAAAAACAAACGCTTCATCTTCAGGAAATGAAGTCTTAAATTCGATTTGCTTGCTTTTGGCTTTTTGCTCAAAAGCTGCGACCATTTCTTGAGCAATAAATTTCAGGTCGGTTTTTCCAAAATCATAGAGAAAACCGGGATCGTCCGTTTTGGTCAAAAGCAGAAGGTCGCTGACAAGATTGTTCAACCTGACAAGGTTATTTTTAATTATTGAGAAAAATTTCTTTTTGTTTTCCTCCGATTCGCCTTCGAGAATCTCAAAAAACCCGTTTATTATAGAAAGAGGTGTTTTAAGTTCGTGCGCCGTGCTGACGATAAATCTGTTTTGTCTTTCCTTTGTCTTTATTCTCTCTGATATGTCATGAGCGATCAATAAAAACAGCTTCATTCCGTCAAACGAAACTTTATCAACAGTCGTATCGCAGTATAATCCGTTGATTTCCATTTCGGCGTTCAAAGAAGAATCTGTTTTATCCGCCTGCGATATCATGTTGAAAAGTTCTTCCTTTCCAAAAACTTCTCTGTAATAGGTTCCTGTTATTTTTTCTGACGGGTCTTTAGAAAAAAATTTTTCCGCGGCGCTGTTGCAAAGAACAATCTTTCCGGAAGTGTCTATGGCCATGGCATAGGAAGGAAGAATCTCAATAATTTTTCCTAAAACCTCGATATAATCTTTTTTCTCATTTCTCCTTCCTGAGAGCAAATCCGAGATTTTTAAACGCTCCTCTCCTAAAAGAGCGATCTCCTTTTCGCTGAGAATTATTCCCCTTTCATTTTCAGCCGCTCTTTCAATCAGCCGTTTTATAGAATCGAAAGTTTTCAAGATATCCGAATTGCTCCCTGCAATAGAGAATAGAGAAAAAAACATTAGAACAGCTAAAAAAATAAGGATTATGTATTTTGTATTTTCTAATTTTTGAGTTTCAACCGAACCTTCGACAACCATAACTCCTAAAAGATTTCCACTTAAAATAATCGGCAAGGACAAAGAGGAAGAGTATTCTTTTTCGATATAACCGAATTTTTTGTCCTCTTTATCGGAAGCGGCTATCAAACCTTGAAAAAAAACGCTTTCGCTTGTTCTGCCGGGAAAACTGTCTTTTTGAACTTTTGAATCGGCGAGAAGTTCCCCGTCCGGGCCGTAAAGAGAATACCTGAAATCCTGTCCGCCGAAGATTCCTTTGAACAGGCTGTCCTCATCTGATAAAGGCTTCTCGCTTAAGATTTTTGTCGACAATAACTGGGCGTCTTCCGCTGCTTTTAGAAGTGTTTGAATTCTCTCTTCTCTCTGAACATCGTTGAAAACCTTTATCGTCATGACAGCGCAAAACAAAAAAACAAAAGTCACCAACAACGCGGGATAAAAAGAGAATCTGAAGATTCTCTTAACTTGTTTCGAATTTATACCCTATTCCTCTCACTGCTTTGATGTTTTTACCGTATTTTCCAATCTTTTCTCTGATCTTGACTATGTGAACATCTATGGTTCTGTCAATTACAATCTTTTCAGAGCCCCATAATTTCTCAAGAATTGAATCCCTGCTGAAAACCCTGTCCGGTTTTGACGCGAGTATTTCAAGAATCCTGAACTCTGTGACCGTCAGGTCAACATTTTTTCCATCTACTTGAACGGTGAATTTTTCCCTGTCAATTACCAAGCCTCTGTAATCAATTGTCTTTTTTTCTTCTTCGCTTTCTCTTTCATAAGTCCTTCTCATAACAGATTTTACTCTTGAAATGAGCTCTTTGACGCTGAAAGGTTTGACGACATAATCATCTGCTCCGAGCTCCAGTCCCAAAACCTTGTCTGTTTCTGTGTCTTTCGCGGTGAGTATAATTATGGGTAAATTTTTTGTCTGGGGATTTGATCTTACCTTTTTGCATATCTCTATGCCGCTCAACCCTGGGAGCATAATGTCGAGAATTACGAGGTCCGGTCGATTTTTCGACAGATAATTCATAAAGGAAATCCCGTCCGTAAAACTTTCTGTCGAAAAATTGTCTTTTTTTAAACTGTACGTGATCAATTCAACTATGTCAGGTTCATCGTCAACGACGGCTACCAATTTTTGATTTGGCATTTCACCTCCAAATAAAAATGATCTTTATGATTGATTCATTTTAGTATACATTATATAGAGTACTCGAATAAGTAAAATTTTAGGAGGACCCATGTGGTTAACCTGGATATGGTTTTTATCAGCGGCTGCGTTCTTTGTTGGGGAAATTTTCACAGCGGGTTTCTTTTTGAGTTGTTTTGGTATTGGAGCGACGGCAGCTGGAATAGTGACCTTGTTCAACTTTCATCCTATCTGGCAATGGGTGGCTTTTGTGGTCTTCTCGGCTATTTCATTCGCTTTTGCAAGGAAATTCTCCGAAAAAGTGACAAAAAAACAGCCCAAAGGAATAGGCGCGGACAGGTTGATAGGGGTTAAAGGCATTGTAATTGAAAAAATCGACAATCTCGAAGGTAAAGG
This candidate division WOR-3 bacterium DNA region includes the following protein-coding sequences:
- the pstC gene encoding phosphate ABC transporter permease subunit PstC, with product MNDKIFRGILFVSGLLIFFLIGGIFLTLSIGAFPSIKSLGFSFLTRSNWNPQTVWNGSAIELGAIPFLFGTIVTSFLSLALSIPFSFSTALLLGEYYRNGFIPAFLKSTVELLSGIPSVIYGFWGFNLIVPIIRNIELKIGIPPYGVGIMAASLVLAIMIIPYSASLIREILHLVPKELKEAGYSLGATRFEVIKNIVFPYARSGIVAGLLLALGRALGETMAVTLVIGNLNSLPKTLGSIFQIHKTLFSPGNTMSSIIALEFNESSGIHQSALIEMGLLLILLTTIINFAGRFIIKKTDRSNSR
- the pstS gene encoding phosphate ABC transporter substrate-binding protein PstS; its protein translation is MKNKKILAIVMIFAALLIGCSQKPQQQTTDDSSQVELVEMDIMAAGATFPFPLYSKMFDEYAKIRGPKVNYNAIGSGGGINQLIEKTVDFGGTDAPMKADDFEKAGAEIVHIPTVLGAVVVSYNLPDNPPLKLTDQVIADIFLGNIVKWNDPKITEINPEISLPDMEIIVVHRSDGSGTTHIFSDYLTKVSPEWADKVGAGKSLEWPVGIGANGNPGVAGQISSTPGAVGYTELIYALSNSMPVASVRNKSGNFITPSIASVSSAAAIDLPADMIVSLTDTDAPEGYPISGLTWLILYKDQNYGGRSEELAKEIVNLIWWMTHEGQVYCEELHYAPLPQDAIGDIETLIKSINYGGKPLM
- a CDS encoding PAS domain-containing protein gives rise to the protein MTIKVFNDVQREERIQTLLKAAEDAQLLSTKILSEKPLSDEDSLFKGIFGGQDFRYSLYGPDGELLADSKVQKDSFPGRTSESVFFQGLIAASDKEDKKFGYIEKEYSSSLSLPIILSGNLLGVMVVEGSVETQKLENTKYIILIFLAVLMFFSLFSIAGSNSDILKTFDSIKRLIERAAENERGIILSEKEIALLGEERLKISDLLSGRRNEKKDYIEVLGKIIEILPSYAMAIDTSGKIVLCNSAAEKFFSKDPSEKITGTYYREVFGKEELFNMISQADKTDSSLNAEMEINGLYCDTTVDKVSFDGMKLFLLIAHDISERIKTKERQNRFIVSTAHELKTPLSIINGFFEILEGESEENKKKFFSIIKNNLVRLNNLVSDLLLLTKTDDPGFLYDFGKTDLKFIAQEMVAAFEQKAKSKQIEFKTSFPEDEAFVFGDNFLLGQMIMNLVDNAVKYNKNGGEVTISIEKRNGLVVLAVKDTGIGIPEKYSKEIFSRFFTIDKSRSREAGGTGLGLSIVKNIADRHSAYVNFESEKGEGTTFFVSFPELKN
- a CDS encoding response regulator transcription factor, which codes for MPNQKLVAVVDDEPDIVELITYSLKKDNFSTESFTDGISFMNYLSKNRPDLVILDIMLPGLSGIEICKKVRSNPQTKNLPIIILTAKDTETDKVLGLELGADDYVVKPFSVKELISRVKSVMRRTYERESEEEKKTIDYRGLVIDREKFTVQVDGKNVDLTVTEFRILEILASKPDRVFSRDSILEKLWGSEKIVIDRTIDVHIVKIREKIGKYGKNIKAVRGIGYKFETS
- a CDS encoding NfeD family protein — translated: MWLTWIWFLSAAAFFVGEIFTAGFFLSCFGIGATAAGIVTLFNFHPIWQWVAFVVFSAISFAFARKFSEKVTKKQPKGIGADRLIGVKGIVIEKIDNLEGKGLTKVENEVWKAVSKNDEVIEEGTEIEVVDKQGVSLLVKPFKKGE